A region from the Agrococcus sp. SL85 genome encodes:
- a CDS encoding PulJ/GspJ family protein: MSRLAPADRERGLTLVELLVAISLLAIAMTLVTALVVSVSRTFTREEAQHESSTAAALGMQQLSRVVRAAAELDTATGERAPAFAAASPTALSISAYLDVQRVEDGPVRVDLTLDPTAGTITEQRFASYRASGLWQFRTTPFRTRVVLRDVIDAAVFTYRRANGTSLPARALTAAERREIAAVRVSYAVQADDTGRVAPSRLEATVSLPNIELTRTAP; this comes from the coding sequence GTGAGCCGCCTGGCGCCCGCGGACCGCGAGCGCGGCCTCACGCTCGTCGAGCTGCTCGTGGCCATCTCGCTGCTCGCGATCGCCATGACCCTCGTCACCGCCCTCGTCGTCTCGGTCTCTCGCACCTTCACGCGCGAGGAGGCCCAGCACGAGAGCAGCACGGCCGCCGCGCTCGGCATGCAGCAGCTCTCGCGCGTCGTCCGGGCCGCCGCCGAGCTCGACACCGCGACGGGCGAGCGCGCGCCCGCCTTCGCCGCCGCGTCGCCCACCGCGCTCTCGATCAGCGCCTACCTCGACGTGCAGCGCGTCGAGGACGGCCCCGTCCGGGTCGACCTCACGCTCGACCCCACCGCGGGGACCATCACGGAGCAGCGCTTCGCGAGCTACCGCGCGAGCGGCCTCTGGCAGTTCCGCACCACGCCGTTCCGCACGCGCGTGGTGCTGCGCGACGTCATCGACGCCGCGGTCTTCACGTACCGGCGGGCGAACGGCACGTCGCTCCCCGCGCGCGCCCTCACCGCGGCCGAGCGGCGCGAGATCGCCGCGGTGCGGGTCTCCTACGCGGTGCAGGCCGACGACACCGGCCGCGTCGCGCCCTCCCGGCTCGAGGCCACGGTGTCGCTGCCCAACATCGAGCTCACGAGGACGGCCCCCTGA
- a CDS encoding prepilin-type N-terminal cleavage/methylation domain-containing protein: MRSIRARFPVAAGDRGMTLVEVMVAMFVFAIIATAVLASLVQVLATNRESRAQHVAASLAASEIELAHDTADLFTLLDATRTVTVGGVPYTIARTTAWVSASGAAAACGAGGGSLRYKRVHVTVTWPNMPESALPVRADTVVNPAEHINDPAKGTVLVSIIDSVGVGVPSATVSLTATSGGATIAPVSTDSQGCAYFLQVPPGIYDVSVAKLGHTGILEATPRQRDVSVQASSSTSVSLQYDLATTLRLTFAPGTSAPRLPTGMPLSLVTTYGVRSSTLPSTTRTQDVTAHPRVNYRVLAGSVLQANGQECAAVDPTAWPAGLVGLEQLAEGAATDVAGDPGRVATADVRMGLITIPTSVTNLRATSVPGRLGDPTCSGHPVLSYGSVTAGTVIAVPYGTWTLSGTGLGVLLATPASRGQVLLPGTITLDPREVAP; this comes from the coding sequence ATGCGCAGCATCCGAGCACGCTTCCCGGTCGCCGCAGGCGACCGCGGGATGACGCTCGTCGAGGTCATGGTCGCCATGTTCGTCTTCGCCATCATCGCCACGGCGGTGCTCGCGAGCCTCGTGCAGGTGCTCGCCACCAACCGGGAGTCGCGCGCGCAGCACGTCGCCGCGAGCCTCGCGGCCTCCGAGATCGAGCTCGCGCACGACACCGCCGACCTCTTCACCCTCCTCGACGCCACGCGCACCGTCACGGTCGGCGGCGTCCCCTACACGATCGCCCGCACGACCGCCTGGGTGAGCGCCTCCGGCGCGGCGGCGGCCTGCGGCGCCGGCGGCGGCAGCCTGCGCTACAAGCGCGTGCACGTCACCGTCACGTGGCCCAACATGCCCGAGTCCGCGCTGCCCGTGCGCGCCGACACCGTCGTCAACCCCGCCGAGCACATCAACGACCCCGCCAAGGGGACCGTGCTCGTCTCGATCATCGACTCCGTCGGTGTGGGCGTGCCCTCCGCCACGGTCTCGCTCACCGCGACCTCCGGCGGCGCGACGATCGCGCCGGTCTCCACCGACTCGCAGGGCTGCGCATACTTCCTGCAGGTGCCGCCGGGCATCTACGACGTCTCGGTCGCCAAGCTCGGCCACACCGGCATCCTCGAGGCCACGCCGCGCCAGCGCGACGTGAGCGTGCAGGCGAGCTCCTCCACGAGCGTCTCGCTGCAGTACGACCTCGCCACCACGCTCCGGCTCACCTTCGCCCCCGGCACCTCGGCGCCGCGCCTGCCCACGGGCATGCCGCTCTCGCTCGTGACCACCTACGGCGTGCGCTCCTCGACCCTGCCCTCCACCACCCGCACGCAGGACGTCACCGCCCACCCGCGCGTCAACTACCGCGTGCTCGCGGGCAGCGTGCTGCAGGCGAACGGCCAGGAGTGCGCCGCCGTCGACCCCACCGCCTGGCCCGCCGGCCTCGTGGGCCTCGAGCAGCTCGCCGAGGGCGCCGCCACCGACGTCGCGGGCGACCCCGGCCGCGTCGCGACGGCCGACGTGCGCATGGGCCTCATCACCATCCCCACGAGCGTCACGAACCTCCGCGCCACCTCGGTGCCCGGACGGCTCGGCGACCCCACCTGCAGCGGCCACCCCGTGCTCAGCTACGGCTCTGTCACCGCGGGCACCGTGATCGCCGTGCCGTACGGCACGTGGACGCTCTCGGGCACGGGCCTCGGCGTCCTGCTCGCGACCCCCGCCTCTCGCGGCCAGGTGCTGCTGCCCGGCACCATCACGCTCGACCCGAGGGAGGTCGCGCCGTGA
- a CDS encoding type II secretion system protein yields MQNLLTALGDRRTRLAENGQKGFTLVELLVVVIIIGILAGIAIPVFLNQRTSAWEAEAESDARNAALAAETYATGNSGKYSGLTAALLEGEGYEPSRTTANYTTVTPSADGNNFVIVIDHPDLTPNVTYDSAQGGLLDTP; encoded by the coding sequence ATGCAGAACCTCCTCACGGCGCTCGGCGACCGTCGCACGCGCCTGGCCGAGAACGGCCAGAAGGGCTTCACCCTCGTCGAGCTCCTCGTCGTCGTCATCATCATCGGCATCCTCGCCGGCATCGCGATCCCGGTCTTCCTCAACCAGCGCACGAGCGCCTGGGAGGCCGAGGCCGAGTCCGACGCCCGCAACGCGGCGCTCGCTGCCGAGACTTACGCCACGGGCAACAGCGGCAAGTACTCCGGTCTGACTGCTGCGCTCCTCGAGGGCGAGGGCTACGAGCCGTCGCGCACTACCGCGAACTACACGACGGTCACGCCTAGCGCAGATGGCAACAACTTCGTCATCGTGATCGACCACCCGGACCTGACGCCGAATGTCACCTACGACAGCGCTCAGGGCGGCCTTCTCGACACGCCCTAG
- a CDS encoding type II secretion system F family protein, giving the protein MTTAKTWQYSGRDGAGKLVKGKLDAPSQAAVLTRMREMGLSPVGVAESGGGTGLNREIELSFLKKRPKLEDLSVMARQLATMVGAGLSLLRALRILAEQTEHPTLRRVLDEVRLEIEQGGSLSGSFGRHSDVFPPLMIHLIGAGETGGFLDEALVAVATTFEKEVKLRNTVKSAMAYPMVVVGMALVAVVAMIWFIVPIFEGMFADLGGELPLPTQILVSISGNMIWLGPLLIVGTLVLSIWWSRNKNAPEVRAVLDPLLLRLPVFGPLVRKIALARFTRNFASLLGAGVPIVLALTVVGEVSGNAVIREASQRVADAVREGRPVADQLAKETVFPSMVVQMIAVGEDAGSMETMLGKIADAYDDEVEATTSQMTSIIEPLLIAGVGVLIGGMIVALYMPVFSIFEQIN; this is encoded by the coding sequence GTGACCACCGCGAAGACCTGGCAGTACTCGGGCCGCGACGGCGCGGGCAAGCTCGTCAAGGGCAAGCTCGACGCCCCCTCGCAGGCCGCGGTGCTCACCCGCATGCGCGAGATGGGGCTCTCGCCCGTCGGCGTCGCCGAGAGCGGCGGCGGCACGGGGCTCAACCGCGAGATCGAGCTCTCGTTCCTCAAGAAGCGGCCGAAGCTCGAGGACCTCTCGGTCATGGCGCGCCAGCTGGCCACCATGGTCGGCGCCGGCCTCTCGCTCCTGCGGGCGCTGCGCATCCTCGCCGAGCAGACCGAGCACCCCACGCTCCGCCGCGTGCTCGACGAGGTGCGGCTCGAGATCGAGCAGGGCGGCAGCCTCTCGGGCTCCTTCGGCCGGCACTCCGACGTCTTCCCGCCGCTCATGATCCACCTGATCGGCGCGGGCGAGACCGGCGGCTTCCTCGACGAGGCGCTCGTGGCCGTCGCCACGACCTTCGAGAAGGAGGTCAAGCTGCGCAACACCGTGAAGTCGGCGATGGCCTACCCGATGGTCGTCGTGGGCATGGCGCTCGTGGCGGTCGTCGCGATGATCTGGTTCATCGTGCCGATCTTCGAGGGCATGTTCGCCGACCTCGGCGGCGAGCTGCCGCTGCCGACGCAGATCCTCGTCTCGATCTCGGGCAACATGATCTGGCTCGGGCCGCTCCTCATCGTCGGCACGCTCGTGCTCTCGATCTGGTGGAGCCGCAACAAGAACGCGCCCGAGGTGCGCGCGGTGCTCGACCCGCTGCTGCTGAGGCTGCCCGTGTTCGGCCCGCTCGTGCGCAAGATCGCCCTCGCGCGCTTCACCCGCAACTTCGCGTCGCTCCTCGGCGCGGGCGTGCCGATCGTGCTCGCCCTCACCGTCGTCGGCGAGGTCTCCGGCAACGCCGTCATCCGCGAGGCCTCGCAGCGCGTCGCCGACGCCGTGCGGGAGGGCCGGCCCGTGGCCGACCAGCTCGCGAAGGAGACCGTGTTCCCCTCCATGGTCGTGCAGATGATCGCCGTCGGCGAGGACGCCGGCTCCATGGAGACCATGCTCGGCAAGATCGCCGACGCGTACGACGACGAGGTCGAGGCCACCACCTCGCAGATGACCTCGATCATCGAGCCGCTGCTCATCGCGGGCGTCGGCGTCCTCATCGGCGGCATGATCGTCGCCCTCTACATGCCCGTCTTCTCCATCTTCGAGCAGATCAACTGA
- a CDS encoding type IV pilus twitching motility protein PilT yields MTELLQPQTRASLRREAQAASAPAAPAEAAGPVSRGDERDLLVALQWVVQTGGSDLHITAESAPTMRLDGQLVQLEEFGVWSAERVSAAIEALMSPEQRETFERHLELDFAYALSDQARFRVNVYQQRSARGAAFRLIPTRIRTIEELDLPASISRFATLPRGLVLVTGPTGSGKSTTLAALIDLVNRTRAEHIVTVEDPIEFMHQHKRAIVNQREVGHDTHSFAAALKHVLRQDPDVILVGEMRDLETISVALTAAETGHLVFATLHTQSAAQTIDRIIDVYPPHQQSQVRAQLAATLQGVVCQTLVPKAGGRGRVAASEIMVATSAISNLIREGQTHQIGSALQSGASHGMRTMDQHLAELVNRDIITKDAAMEKAQDVDEMLGMVVAAGPSAGIASGLDFGDAFSRGARS; encoded by the coding sequence ATGACCGAGCTCCTCCAGCCCCAGACCCGTGCGAGCCTGCGCCGCGAGGCGCAGGCGGCGTCGGCCCCTGCGGCGCCCGCCGAGGCGGCCGGGCCCGTCTCGCGCGGCGACGAGCGCGACCTGCTCGTGGCCCTGCAATGGGTCGTGCAGACCGGCGGCTCCGACCTCCACATCACCGCCGAGTCGGCACCGACGATGCGCCTCGACGGCCAGCTCGTGCAGCTCGAGGAGTTCGGCGTCTGGTCGGCCGAGCGCGTCTCGGCAGCGATCGAGGCGCTCATGAGCCCCGAGCAGCGCGAGACCTTCGAGCGGCACCTCGAGCTCGACTTCGCCTACGCGCTCTCGGACCAGGCCCGCTTCCGCGTCAACGTCTACCAGCAGCGCTCCGCGCGCGGCGCGGCCTTCCGCCTCATCCCCACGCGCATCCGCACGATCGAGGAGCTCGACCTGCCGGCGAGCATCTCGCGCTTCGCGACCCTGCCGCGCGGCCTCGTGCTCGTCACGGGCCCCACGGGCTCGGGCAAGTCGACGACGCTGGCCGCCCTCATCGACCTCGTCAACCGCACGCGCGCCGAGCACATCGTGACGGTCGAGGACCCGATCGAGTTCATGCACCAGCACAAGCGGGCGATCGTCAACCAGCGCGAGGTCGGCCACGACACCCACAGCTTCGCCGCGGCCCTCAAGCACGTGCTGCGCCAGGACCCCGACGTGATCCTCGTCGGAGAGATGCGCGACCTCGAGACGATCTCGGTCGCGCTCACCGCCGCCGAGACGGGCCACCTCGTCTTCGCGACCCTGCACACGCAGTCCGCCGCGCAGACCATCGACCGCATCATCGACGTCTACCCGCCGCACCAGCAGAGCCAGGTGCGCGCGCAGCTCGCGGCCACCCTGCAGGGCGTCGTCTGCCAGACGCTCGTGCCGAAGGCCGGCGGCCGCGGCCGCGTCGCGGCGAGCGAGATCATGGTCGCCACCTCGGCCATCTCGAACCTCATCCGCGAGGGCCAGACGCACCAGATCGGCAGCGCCCTGCAGTCGGGCGCCTCGCACGGCATGCGCACGATGGACCAGCACCTCGCCGAGCTCGTGAACCGCGACATCATCACGAAGGACGCGGCGATGGAGAAGGCGCAGGACGTCGACGAGATGCTCGGCATGGTCGTCGCCGCCGGCCCCTCCGCGGGCATCGCCTCCGGCCTCGACTTCGGCGACGCCTTCTCGAGGGGAGCGCGATCGTGA
- a CDS encoding GspE/PulE family protein, protein MATLTYLLARRGELTTTRRDQLVAAGYDDETALRLLIEDGTITSAQAASARAARAGVPFVVVADLAVDQSAVAMVPSATARRHTLLPVARENGRLVVAMVDPSDVLAIDDVRQSAGVAVLPVGAEESDLLAAIDRFHRVDSELNDITATLQEEEAAVEIGFDLPDAGDDDAPIVRFVNLLVSQAVQDRASDIHIEPGERGVRVRFRVDGVLQEMPSAPKHMQQGIISRLKIMSDIDIAERRRPQDGRMSVMHGDRKVDLRVATLPTVWGEKVVMRILDTGGQSLHLSDLGLLPHNLETYQTSFRKPYGMILVTGPTGSGKSTTLYTTLNEVARTEVNVITVEDPVEYRMPGVNQVQVHNKAGLTFAAALRSILRSDPDVVLVGEIRDHETAQIAIEAALTGHLVLSTLHTNDAPSAITRLTEMGIEPFLVGSALDAVVAQRLARRLCLRCKEPDPRSAEHFQAMGFDASGELDVHRAVGCTHCGGTGYRGRVAIHEVMTVTEEIERLTVARASASEIAKVAMAQGMRTLRQDAWAKARLGLTTVEEVQRVIV, encoded by the coding sequence ATGGCGACGCTGACGTACCTCCTCGCGCGGCGCGGGGAGCTGACGACGACGCGGCGCGACCAGCTCGTGGCTGCCGGCTACGACGACGAGACCGCGCTGCGGCTCCTCATCGAGGACGGCACGATCACGAGCGCGCAGGCCGCCTCGGCTCGCGCCGCCCGTGCGGGCGTGCCCTTCGTGGTCGTCGCCGACCTCGCGGTCGACCAGAGCGCGGTCGCGATGGTGCCGAGCGCCACGGCGCGCCGCCACACGCTGCTGCCGGTCGCACGGGAGAACGGGCGCCTCGTCGTCGCCATGGTCGATCCCTCCGACGTGCTCGCGATCGACGACGTGCGCCAGAGCGCCGGCGTCGCGGTGCTGCCCGTGGGCGCCGAGGAGTCGGACCTCCTCGCGGCCATCGACCGCTTCCACCGCGTCGACAGCGAGCTCAACGACATCACCGCGACGCTCCAGGAGGAGGAGGCCGCGGTCGAGATCGGCTTCGACCTCCCCGACGCGGGCGACGACGACGCGCCCATCGTGCGCTTCGTCAACCTGCTCGTGAGCCAGGCCGTGCAGGACCGCGCGAGCGACATCCACATCGAGCCGGGGGAGCGCGGCGTGCGCGTGCGCTTCCGCGTCGACGGCGTGCTGCAGGAGATGCCGAGCGCGCCCAAGCACATGCAGCAGGGCATCATCTCGCGCCTCAAGATCATGAGCGACATCGACATCGCCGAGCGCCGCCGCCCGCAGGACGGCCGCATGTCGGTCATGCACGGCGACCGCAAGGTCGACCTCCGCGTCGCGACGCTGCCGACGGTGTGGGGCGAGAAGGTCGTCATGCGCATCCTCGACACGGGCGGGCAGTCGCTGCACCTCTCGGACCTCGGCCTCCTGCCGCACAACCTCGAGACGTACCAGACCTCGTTCCGCAAGCCCTACGGCATGATCCTCGTCACCGGCCCCACGGGCTCCGGCAAGTCGACGACCCTCTACACGACCCTCAACGAGGTCGCGCGCACCGAGGTCAACGTCATCACGGTCGAGGACCCGGTGGAGTACCGGATGCCGGGCGTCAACCAGGTGCAGGTGCACAACAAGGCGGGCCTGACCTTCGCCGCGGCGCTGCGCTCGATCCTCCGCTCCGACCCCGACGTCGTGCTCGTGGGCGAGATCCGCGACCACGAGACGGCGCAGATCGCCATCGAGGCGGCCCTCACCGGCCACCTCGTGCTCTCGACCCTCCACACGAACGACGCGCCGAGCGCCATCACGCGCCTCACCGAGATGGGCATCGAGCCCTTCCTCGTCGGCTCGGCGCTCGACGCCGTCGTCGCCCAGCGCCTCGCCCGCCGGCTGTGCCTGCGCTGCAAGGAGCCGGACCCGCGCAGCGCCGAGCACTTCCAGGCCATGGGCTTCGACGCCTCGGGCGAGCTGGACGTGCACCGCGCCGTCGGCTGCACCCACTGCGGCGGCACCGGCTACCGCGGCCGCGTGGCGATCCACGAGGTCATGACCGTGACCGAGGAGATCGAGCGGCTCACCGTCGCCCGCGCCTCGGCCTCCGAGATCGCGAAGGTCGCGATGGCGCAGGGCATGCGCACGCTCCGCCAGGACGCGTGGGCGAAGGCCCGCCTGGGCCTCACGACCGTCGAGGAAGTGCAGCGGGTGATCGTATGA
- a CDS encoding TetR family transcriptional regulator translates to MPDQDARPTPGLRERKKQLTRRTIADAAFALAVERGLDGVTIDTIAEQAFVSPRTVSNYFPSKEAAIVASGADDPEPIAAALVLEPGEAPLVAIREALAARVREWDAEHLATLRAKEELIDRFPALLPHRMAQYDALEDALRVAVAARLGADPDTDTLPRLVAGAGAAVLKTAIRIWVQQGGDGAELAALVERGFDEVEGGLGGDA, encoded by the coding sequence ATGCCTGACCAGGACGCACGCCCCACTCCGGGCCTCCGCGAGCGCAAGAAGCAGCTGACGCGGCGCACGATCGCGGACGCCGCGTTCGCGCTCGCGGTCGAGCGCGGCCTCGACGGCGTCACGATCGACACGATCGCCGAGCAGGCCTTCGTCTCCCCGCGCACGGTCTCGAACTACTTCCCCTCCAAGGAGGCGGCGATCGTGGCCTCGGGCGCCGACGACCCCGAGCCCATTGCCGCCGCGCTCGTGCTCGAGCCCGGCGAGGCACCGCTCGTCGCGATCCGCGAGGCGCTCGCCGCGCGGGTGCGCGAGTGGGACGCCGAGCACCTCGCGACCCTCCGCGCCAAGGAGGAGCTCATCGACCGCTTCCCCGCGCTCCTGCCCCACCGGATGGCGCAGTACGACGCGCTCGAGGACGCCCTCCGCGTCGCGGTCGCGGCGAGGCTCGGCGCCGACCCCGACACCGACACGCTCCCCCGGCTCGTCGCCGGCGCAGGCGCGGCCGTGCTGAAGACGGCCATCCGCATCTGGGTGCAGCAGGGCGGCGACGGCGCCGAGCTCGCGGCGCTCGTCGAGCGCGGCTTCGACGAGGTCGAGGGCGGCCTCGGCGGCGACGCCTGA
- a CDS encoding TetR/AcrR family transcriptional regulator: MGRPRLHDEQLRQRLLDAATDLLAVEGADFSLRPLVAAVGTSTSAVYSLFGSRGELVEAITLRAAASFVDAQHAVDEDAPGVRVLALARACRGWALEHRTMFQVVFGGASGSAAIEEARAATTAPLLEAVREAVAAGVLEGDPEVATRTIFAGLHGSISLELVGMIAEGDAASLFEAQLQAIWRSWASEAHRTADAA, translated from the coding sequence ATGGGACGCCCACGACTCCACGACGAGCAGCTGCGCCAGCGGCTGCTCGACGCCGCGACCGACCTGCTCGCCGTCGAGGGCGCCGACTTCTCGCTGCGCCCCCTCGTCGCCGCCGTCGGCACGTCGACCTCCGCCGTCTACTCGCTCTTCGGCTCGCGCGGCGAGCTCGTCGAGGCCATCACGCTCCGCGCCGCCGCGTCGTTCGTCGACGCGCAGCACGCGGTGGATGAGGACGCGCCCGGCGTCCGCGTGCTCGCGCTCGCCCGCGCCTGCCGCGGCTGGGCGCTCGAGCACCGCACGATGTTCCAGGTCGTCTTCGGCGGCGCGAGCGGCTCGGCCGCGATCGAGGAGGCCCGTGCCGCGACGACCGCGCCGCTCCTCGAGGCCGTCCGCGAGGCTGTCGCCGCCGGCGTGCTCGAGGGCGACCCCGAGGTCGCGACGCGCACGATCTTCGCCGGCCTCCACGGCTCCATCTCGCTCGAGCTCGTCGGCATGATCGCCGAGGGCGACGCCGCCTCGCTCTTCGAGGCGCAGCTGCAGGCGATCTGGCGCTCCTGGGCCTCCGAGGCGCACCGCACCGCCGACGCCGCCTGA
- a CDS encoding metal-sensitive transcriptional regulator, whose product MDTHATHGYASDKEALLKRLRRAEGQVRGVARMVDEDVYCIDILTQVSAATKALETVALQLLEDHLAHCVAEAAEQGGPVAQEKLAEASAAIARLVRS is encoded by the coding sequence ATGGACACGCACGCGACGCACGGCTACGCCTCGGACAAGGAGGCGCTCCTCAAGCGGCTGCGCCGCGCCGAGGGGCAGGTGCGCGGCGTCGCCCGCATGGTCGACGAGGACGTCTACTGCATCGACATCCTCACCCAGGTCTCCGCCGCCACGAAGGCGCTCGAGACCGTGGCGCTGCAGCTGCTCGAGGACCACCTCGCGCACTGCGTCGCCGAGGCGGCCGAGCAGGGCGGCCCCGTCGCGCAGGAGAAGCTCGCCGAGGCGAGCGCCGCGATCGCGCGGCTCGTGCGCTCCTGA
- a CDS encoding heavy-metal-associated domain-containing protein, translating into MQQPIEIISTPADVDQQAGGCCGGGCCSTTPADAAPAAATQSFEVEGMTCGHCVSSVTEELSGLAGVAGVEVQLVAGGRSTVTVASDAPLRLDDVRAAVSEAGYSLVEA; encoded by the coding sequence GTGCAGCAGCCCATCGAGATCATCAGCACCCCGGCCGACGTCGACCAGCAGGCGGGCGGCTGCTGCGGCGGCGGCTGCTGCTCCACGACTCCCGCCGACGCCGCCCCCGCGGCCGCCACCCAGTCGTTCGAGGTCGAAGGCATGACCTGCGGCCACTGCGTCTCGTCGGTCACCGAGGAGCTCTCGGGCCTCGCGGGCGTCGCGGGCGTCGAGGTGCAGCTCGTCGCGGGCGGCCGCTCCACCGTCACCGTCGCCTCCGACGCGCCGCTGCGCCTCGACGACGTGCGCGCGGCGGTCTCGGAGGCCGGCTACTCGCTCGTCGAGGCCTGA
- a CDS encoding heavy metal translocating P-type ATPase, giving the protein MSEPRTVDLEIEGMTCASCASRIERRLGRMPGVAASVNYATEVAHVSLPEGTSVDDAIRTVSEAGYRAALPQPEVERDETGTPLRTRLVVSAILALPVGVLSMVPALQFDGWQWAILPLALVVATWGAWPFHRAAAVNLRHGAATMDTLVSLGVAAATLWSLWALVLGDAGRIGMRMELHWFGGHGDELYLEVAAIVTVFLLAGRWIESRAKRQGQQALRALARLGAKEATVLRDGREERIPVGELQAGDRFRVVPGEKVAADGVVVEGASAIDASLLTGESMPVEVVPGSEVVGATINGHGVLVVEATRVGADTELQRIATLLTRAQEGKADVQRVADRVSQWFVPAVLVLSALALVGWLVVTGDAAAAFTAAVATLIIACPCALGLATPTALLAGTTRGAELGILIRDARVLESSRGIRRILVDKTGTVTEGRMAVEEVAAGAGEDADEALRVAAAVERASEHPIARAIAAAVAEAPTAEGVRAAAGAGVTGVVEGRAVQVGKPDWLAADWGVAMPDDLAAAFEAAEARGATALAIAWDGRMRAVVAVRDTVKPTSRAAVERLRGLGVDVVMLTGDHERAARAVAAEVGIERVVAGVSPAGKVDAVRAEQADGVRVAMAGDGVNDAAALAAADLGLAMGTGTDAAQQAADITLVHGDLAGAADAVALSRRTLRTIRGNLFWAFAYNVAALPLAIAGLLNPLIAGIAMALSSVFVVLHSLTLRGFRPTA; this is encoded by the coding sequence ATGAGCGAGCCCCGCACCGTCGACCTCGAGATCGAGGGCATGACCTGCGCGTCCTGCGCCTCCCGCATCGAGCGCAGGCTGGGCCGCATGCCCGGCGTCGCGGCGAGCGTCAACTACGCCACCGAGGTCGCCCACGTCTCGCTGCCGGAGGGCACGAGCGTCGACGACGCCATCCGCACCGTCTCGGAGGCCGGCTACCGCGCCGCGCTCCCCCAGCCGGAGGTCGAGCGCGACGAGACCGGCACCCCGCTGCGCACCCGTCTCGTCGTCTCGGCGATCCTGGCGCTCCCCGTCGGCGTGCTCTCGATGGTGCCCGCGCTGCAGTTCGACGGCTGGCAGTGGGCGATCCTGCCGCTCGCGCTCGTCGTCGCCACCTGGGGCGCCTGGCCGTTCCACCGCGCCGCCGCCGTCAACCTCCGTCACGGCGCAGCCACGATGGACACGCTCGTCTCGCTCGGCGTCGCCGCCGCGACCCTCTGGTCGCTGTGGGCGCTCGTGCTGGGCGACGCGGGCCGCATCGGCATGCGCATGGAGCTGCACTGGTTCGGCGGCCACGGCGACGAGCTCTACCTCGAGGTCGCCGCGATCGTCACCGTCTTCCTGCTCGCGGGCCGCTGGATCGAGTCGCGCGCGAAGCGCCAGGGCCAGCAGGCGCTGCGCGCCCTCGCGCGCCTCGGCGCCAAGGAGGCGACGGTGCTGCGCGACGGCCGCGAGGAGCGCATCCCCGTCGGCGAGCTGCAGGCGGGCGACCGCTTCCGCGTCGTGCCGGGCGAGAAGGTCGCCGCCGACGGCGTCGTCGTCGAGGGCGCGTCCGCGATCGACGCGTCGCTCCTCACGGGCGAGTCGATGCCCGTGGAGGTCGTCCCCGGCAGCGAGGTCGTGGGCGCCACCATCAACGGGCACGGCGTGCTCGTGGTGGAGGCGACGCGCGTGGGCGCCGACACCGAGCTCCAGCGCATCGCGACGCTGCTGACGCGAGCCCAGGAGGGCAAGGCCGACGTGCAGCGCGTCGCCGACCGCGTCTCGCAGTGGTTCGTGCCGGCCGTGCTCGTGCTCTCGGCGCTCGCGCTCGTGGGTTGGCTCGTCGTGACGGGCGACGCCGCCGCCGCCTTCACCGCGGCCGTCGCGACCCTCATCATCGCCTGCCCGTGCGCGCTCGGCCTCGCGACCCCCACGGCCCTCCTCGCCGGCACGACGCGCGGCGCCGAGCTCGGCATCCTCATCCGCGACGCCCGCGTGCTGGAGTCGAGCCGCGGCATCCGCCGCATCCTCGTCGACAAGACGGGCACCGTCACCGAGGGCCGCATGGCGGTCGAGGAGGTCGCGGCCGGCGCGGGCGAGGACGCCGACGAGGCGCTGCGCGTCGCCGCGGCCGTCGAGCGCGCGAGCGAGCACCCGATCGCGCGAGCGATCGCCGCCGCAGTCGCCGAGGCCCCGACCGCCGAGGGCGTGCGCGCCGCGGCCGGCGCGGGCGTCACGGGCGTCGTCGAGGGCCGCGCCGTGCAGGTGGGCAAGCCCGACTGGCTCGCCGCCGACTGGGGCGTCGCGATGCCCGACGACCTCGCGGCGGCGTTCGAGGCCGCGGAGGCGCGCGGCGCCACCGCGCTCGCCATCGCGTGGGACGGCCGGATGCGCGCGGTCGTCGCCGTGCGCGACACCGTGAAGCCCACGAGCCGCGCCGCCGTCGAGCGGCTGCGGGGGCTCGGCGTCGACGTCGTCATGCTCACGGGCGACCACGAGCGCGCAGCGCGCGCCGTGGCCGCCGAGGTGGGCATCGAGCGCGTCGTCGCGGGCGTCTCCCCCGCCGGCAAGGTCGACGCGGTGCGCGCCGAGCAGGCCGACGGCGTGCGCGTCGCGATGGCGGGCGACGGCGTCAACGACGCGGCGGCCCTCGCCGCCGCCGACCTCGGGCTCGCGATGGGCACCGGCACCGACGCCGCGCAGCAGGCGGCCGACATCACGCTCGTGCACGGCGACCTCGCGGGCGCGGCCGACGCCGTCGCGCTCTCGCGACGCACGCTCCGCACGATCCGCGGCAACCTCTTCTGGGCGTTCGCCTACAACGTCGCCGCGCTCCCGCTCGCGATCGCGGGCCTGCTCAACCCGCTCATCGCGGGCATCGCCATGGCGCTCTCGAGCGTGTTCGTCGTGCTCCACTCGCTCACGCTGCGCGGCTTCCGCCCCACCGCGTGA